In Solidesulfovibrio carbinoliphilus subsp. oakridgensis, the sequence TCTCGACATCCTCATGGGCCTGGCCGAAATGGCCGAGCAGGGCATCGTGGAGCTGCGCCTCTACCAGCCGCTCGCCATCGCCACGGAGATGCGGCGCACCATCCTTCGCGAGATGGATTTCGTGCGCGAGGAGCGCAACCTGCGCCACTTCGCCCGCAACTTCGCCGGCGACCCCCGGGTGGCCTTCCCGAGGACCTATCCCGAACGCTCGGCCCGGCGGGTCCTGACCATGGAATCCCTGACCGGGGAGTCCCTGGCCGACCTCGAAGCCGCCCCGCCCTCGCCCGAAGGGGCGGCGCGCCGCCGCCTGCTCGCGCAGAATACGGCCGACATCTTTCTGGAAATGATCTTTCGCGACAACTTCTTCCATTCCGATCCCCACCCCGGCAACATCGTCATCCTGCCCGACGACCGGCTGGGGCTCCTCGACTGCGGCATGGTCGGCCGCATCGACGAGCGCAGCCGCCGGGCCATGGAAGGGGCCCTCCTGGCCGTGGTCGGCGGCGACCCGGCCCGCCTGACCGAGCAGGTCATGCGTCTGGGGCGCCTGCCGCCGGGGCTCGACCGCGATGCGCTAAGCCTCGACGTCGACGACTTCGTGTCCGACTATGCCAGCCAGTCCCTGGCCGGATTCGACCTCGGCGGGGCCTTCACCGACCTCTCGGCCCTGGTCCGCCGCCACGGCATCCTGCTGCCACCCTCGGTGGCCCACCTGATCAAGGTGTTCGTGCTGCTCGAGGGCGCGTCCAAGGCACTCAATCCCGACTTTTCCTTCATCGAGGTCATCCGGCCCTACGCCGCCAAGATCATGGTCCGCCGCTTTTCCCCGACCGAACTGTTCGCCAGGCTCAAACGCTCCTCCAAGGACTGGAGCGAGCTCTTCGAGGCCTTTCCGGGCGACGCCGCCGACATCCTGCGCCGGGCCCGGGACGGCCGCCTGGACGTCCATCTGGTCCACAAGGGCCTGGACGCCCCGGTCAACCGGCTGGTCTACGGCCTCCTGGCCACGGCGCTTTTCCTGGGCTCGTGCCTGATCATGGCCCATCGGGTGCCGCCGCTGGTGGCCGGCATCTCCTTTTTGGGGGCCCTTGGCGGCACGGCCTCCCTGGTGCTCGGCCTGCGGCTGTTGCGGGCCATCAGGCGTTCGGGCGACCTCGGCCAACGGCCCTGACCCGGCCTGCCCCGGCCGCGCGCAAACCCACCA encodes:
- a CDS encoding ABC1 kinase family protein, which gives rise to MFSLASIPHLARNARRFQEVARVLAKYGLAEFLSATGPRFLRTRLTSPAGASLAGLRREERLRLALAEIGATGIKLGQIISTRPDLIGPEVAAELALLRDSTPPDPPEVVRRTITEALGAPPEALFTRFEPEPVASASIGQVHRAWLTDGTEVVVKVQHAGIEENVRADLDILMGLAEMAEQGIVELRLYQPLAIATEMRRTILREMDFVREERNLRHFARNFAGDPRVAFPRTYPERSARRVLTMESLTGESLADLEAAPPSPEGAARRRLLAQNTADIFLEMIFRDNFFHSDPHPGNIVILPDDRLGLLDCGMVGRIDERSRRAMEGALLAVVGGDPARLTEQVMRLGRLPPGLDRDALSLDVDDFVSDYASQSLAGFDLGGAFTDLSALVRRHGILLPPSVAHLIKVFVLLEGASKALNPDFSFIEVIRPYAAKIMVRRFSPTELFARLKRSSKDWSELFEAFPGDAADILRRARDGRLDVHLVHKGLDAPVNRLVYGLLATALFLGSCLIMAHRVPPLVAGISFLGALGGTASLVLGLRLLRAIRRSGDLGQRP